In Parasegetibacter sp. NRK P23, a single genomic region encodes these proteins:
- a CDS encoding RagB/SusD family nutrient uptake outer membrane protein gives MKHLLIKSSIIAATVALAGCSKILDEQPRSFYTPDFFRTEKGVLGGITSQYAHLRFIYGQPYFYNTLETGTDEYTYASSADANFRDADLSGVGNLNSASSRSDAIWEVTFSNINTASGIIENAAVVGTISAALIAEARFFRAFDYFLLVQTFGGVPLDLGAGELKFNTSASRKSVRNTVPEVYTKAIFPDLIQAINDLPDGPRVTGGVTKTAARLYLAKAYLTYGWWLQNPNNIPTYPQTARTDPDGKDAQWYFQNAYNVAVAGIDNPGPFGLETSFYDLHRGGNDRNKEMILYADHTQENEFYNGACLACFDGEAGNGRNSASWMVTWNYTVIRSAPNADGTGAGISSVQREAAQGLGRPYTRMAPTIGALTTTFADKTLDSRYDGTFATVYRGNWPKGGTANTVLYNANDLPVTPGQPVLSFLDDETLAPQITYPTGPSFPGKSSNGVGAGVIPGRPDFVITPRAISRIVFPNLWKLGVYRTDNGSGLGQPNATSTRPFKIAKFSEFYFIAAEAAVKGATTVSGKSARELINVIRARAGKWTFSNKNNAAFVADNSAAMTAATPGTIDIDYILAERSREYFGEGHRWFDLVRTQKWNEVAGSYEIAAATYGSHTPQLVRRTIEPKHYLRPIPIFQLDRLDMTPEEKAAYQNPGYQ, from the coding sequence GATTTTTTCAGAACAGAGAAAGGTGTTTTAGGCGGTATTACCTCGCAATATGCCCATCTTCGTTTTATTTATGGTCAGCCATATTTTTATAATACACTGGAAACCGGTACCGACGAATATACTTACGCTTCCAGCGCCGATGCCAACTTCCGGGATGCAGACCTGAGCGGTGTCGGAAACCTCAACTCCGCCAGTAGCAGGTCCGATGCTATTTGGGAGGTAACCTTCTCCAACATCAACACAGCAAGTGGTATCATTGAGAATGCTGCAGTAGTAGGCACCATTTCAGCGGCACTGATCGCAGAGGCGAGATTTTTTAGGGCATTTGATTATTTCCTCTTGGTACAAACGTTCGGAGGTGTGCCATTGGATCTCGGTGCGGGTGAACTGAAGTTTAACACTTCCGCCTCCAGGAAATCTGTAAGGAATACAGTGCCCGAAGTATATACCAAAGCTATTTTTCCTGACCTGATACAGGCGATCAATGATCTCCCTGATGGTCCACGCGTAACGGGCGGCGTTACAAAAACAGCGGCCCGGTTGTACCTGGCAAAAGCTTATCTTACTTATGGCTGGTGGCTGCAGAATCCCAATAATATACCTACGTATCCACAAACGGCGAGAACAGATCCCGATGGCAAAGACGCACAATGGTATTTCCAAAATGCATACAATGTAGCGGTTGCGGGTATCGATAATCCCGGTCCTTTCGGTTTGGAAACCAGTTTCTATGACCTTCACCGCGGAGGAAACGACCGCAACAAGGAGATGATTCTCTATGCTGATCATACCCAGGAAAATGAATTTTACAATGGCGCCTGTTTGGCCTGTTTCGATGGTGAAGCAGGAAACGGTAGAAACTCAGCGTCCTGGATGGTGACCTGGAACTATACCGTAATCAGAAGCGCGCCCAACGCGGATGGTACAGGTGCCGGTATCAGCTCTGTTCAGCGGGAAGCAGCACAAGGACTGGGCCGTCCATACACCCGCATGGCCCCTACGATTGGTGCGCTCACTACTACTTTCGCCGACAAAACACTGGATTCCCGTTATGATGGCACTTTCGCCACCGTATACCGGGGCAACTGGCCAAAGGGTGGTACAGCCAACACGGTGCTGTACAATGCTAACGACCTGCCGGTAACACCCGGACAGCCCGTACTGAGTTTCCTGGATGATGAAACACTAGCGCCTCAAATCACTTACCCAACAGGCCCATCTTTCCCGGGCAAATCATCCAATGGAGTAGGGGCAGGCGTGATACCCGGTCGTCCGGATTTTGTGATTACACCACGTGCAATCAGCCGCATCGTATTCCCCAATCTCTGGAAACTGGGCGTTTACAGAACGGACAACGGTTCAGGACTCGGACAACCGAATGCTACCAGCACCCGTCCGTTCAAAATCGCTAAATTCTCCGAATTTTATTTTATCGCGGCTGAAGCTGCCGTAAAAGGCGCTACCACGGTTTCAGGTAAAAGTGCAAGAGAGCTCATCAATGTGATCCGCGCACGTGCCGGAAAGTGGACCTTCTCTAATAAGAACAACGCCGCTTTCGTAGCGGATAACAGTGCGGCGATGACGGCAGCCACTCCGGGTACCATCGACATTGACTACATTCTGGCGGAACGTTCCCGCGAATACTTCGGTGAAGGACACCGCTGGTTCGACCTTGTACGTACTCAGAAATGGAATGAAGTGGCGGGCTCTTATGAAATCGCCGCCGCTACTTACGGCAGCCATACGCCGCAATTGGTGAGGCGTACCATCGAACCCAAACATTA